AATCTTTTACTGTCTCTATATCTTTACTATCAATTTTTATACTTATACCACAGCTTTTAGTTATAACTATTGGTGTAGGCATTATATTTACGTCTATCCCCTGTTCTTTTAAAACTTTCTCCCCATTTATAGCTCCATGAGTATTATTAAAAGTTACTACATAATATTCTTTCATAATTATAATATCAGTTTATTAAAGCTGAACCTCCTTGTAAAATTTTACTATTATGTTATATACAACAACACTAGATTACTTTATAATTATTGTATAAAGATTTACTTTTAGTGCATAATTTTAATAAAATTCTTTAAAATATATATCCAACAATATAATTATATAACAAAACACATTCTATTTTTCATATAAACATAAAAAATATGTTTTATTTAATTTATTAATTAGGAAAAATCGGGAAAGGAGTCTCTTACATCGTGAATGAATTGATAAACAAAATAAATAAAATTAGTTTATTTATTATACTTTATACTATAACTTTTTTAGTGTTCTTCAGTACACTTAATTACACATTGCCCTTTGTTTTAGCGTTTATTTTTGCTCTAATACTAAAAAGACCTACTCTTTTTATTTCGAGAAAACTTAGAATCAGCAATGCGCTATCCTCTTTAATTACTACTATAATATTTTTTACCATAATAATAACAGTATTGTCATTTGGAATAACGGTAGTTACACAAGAAGCCATACAATTAGGTAAAAGCACTCAGCTATATATTTCTAGGAATTCTGATAACATTTATAACTCTTTTTACAAATTACAAAAATACTATAACAACTTAGACCCTTATATAATAAATACTTTAGAAAAAAACTTTACAAATTTTATTACCAAATTATCAAATATAGCAGTAACTGTTTCAGGTAAATTAGTTTCTTCTTTAATAAACCTATTGACTACAATTCCTTACATATTAATGGTAATATTTTTCACACTACTTGCCACATACTTTTTTACTAGAGATATGACTTCTTCTAAAATAAGCATGAATATTTTGATACCACAAAACAAAACAGATAAGATATTAAAAATATATAATGAAAGTAAACGGATGTTGGAAAATTACATGCTATCCTATATTATAATAATTTTAATAACTTTTTTAGAAACACTCATAGTATTTTCACTGTTTAAAATTAAATATGCCTTAATCCTCAGCATAACTTGTGCTATAGCAGATTTGCTTCCTATTATAGGAATTGGCATTATATATTTACCTCTCGCTATTATTTATCTGGCAATATTTAATAACTACATTATCTGTACAGGATTAATTATATCTTATATTTTGGTTTCAGTTATAAGACAAATTATAGAGCCTAAAATAGTTTCTTCATCTCTTGGTATACATCCTGTAGCTGTACTAGCATCACTATTTATAGGTTTAAAAGCAGACGGACTTATAGGCATAATATTTTGCATATTTTTAGTTGTATTCTTTAATATATTTCATAAATTAGACATGCTGTAAAATTTTATAATAAAAAATGTAAACTATACGTATAATTAACCTCCATATGGCAAAAATCATAATATAGGAGGTTTTCGTATGATTAAAAAATTAACGTTAGATTCCACATGTAGAAATTCCGTATACACTTTAAGAGATAAAATAAGTGATGAAATATATCCAGTTGTTAAATCCGGTAGAACTATAGTAATACTTTGTATAGGAACAGATCGGTCTACCGGAGATAGTTTAGGTCCAATAGTAGGAGATAAATTGAAGTTTTTAATACGAAATAGAGTTGAACTATATGGTAATTTACAATATCCCGTACATGCAAAAAATCTTAAAGATATTATAACTGAAATAAATTCTAAATACAACAAACCTTTTATAATAGCAATTGATGCTTGCCTTGGCACTATTCAAGATGTGGGCAAAATAATAATAGAAACAAAGCCTCTTACCCCTGGATCTGCAATGAAAAAATCATTACCTCAAGTAGGAGATTTAAGTATAACAGGTATCGTAAATATCTGCGGAGCCATGGAATTTATGGTTTTACAAAACACCCGTTTGTTTACTGTTATGCAACTTGCAGACACAATTTCTAAAGGATTATATCATTCCATATTAAAAACTATCGGTGGTAAAAAAAATACAAGTTTTTTTCAAAATATAGAAGCTTAATCTCTTATTTATG
The genomic region above belongs to Clostridium sp. AWRP and contains:
- a CDS encoding DUF3343 domain-containing protein; this encodes MKEYYVVTFNNTHGAINGEKVLKEQGIDVNIMPTPIVITKSCGISIKIDSKDIETVKDLINEEKLTIKNIYERSDLGYKQICL
- the yyaC gene encoding spore protease YyaC, whose product is MIKKLTLDSTCRNSVYTLRDKISDEIYPVVKSGRTIVILCIGTDRSTGDSLGPIVGDKLKFLIRNRVELYGNLQYPVHAKNLKDIITEINSKYNKPFIIAIDACLGTIQDVGKIIIETKPLTPGSAMKKSLPQVGDLSITGIVNICGAMEFMVLQNTRLFTVMQLADTISKGLYHSILKTIGGKKNTSFFQNIEA
- the ytvI gene encoding sporulation integral membrane protein YtvI — translated: MNELINKINKISLFIILYTITFLVFFSTLNYTLPFVLAFIFALILKRPTLFISRKLRISNALSSLITTIIFFTIIITVLSFGITVVTQEAIQLGKSTQLYISRNSDNIYNSFYKLQKYYNNLDPYIINTLEKNFTNFITKLSNIAVTVSGKLVSSLINLLTTIPYILMVIFFTLLATYFFTRDMTSSKISMNILIPQNKTDKILKIYNESKRMLENYMLSYIIIILITFLETLIVFSLFKIKYALILSITCAIADLLPIIGIGIIYLPLAIIYLAIFNNYIICTGLIISYILVSVIRQIIEPKIVSSSLGIHPVAVLASLFIGLKADGLIGIIFCIFLVVFFNIFHKLDML